Proteins found in one Micropterus dolomieu isolate WLL.071019.BEF.003 ecotype Adirondacks linkage group LG10, ASM2129224v1, whole genome shotgun sequence genomic segment:
- the LOC123977847 gene encoding potassium voltage-gated channel subfamily S member 3-like, translating to MGYGQILHRLGNEEDQVHLNVGGVRHKVDPDTLLRFPHTRLARLLRCRSETAILELCDDYSPAEKEYYFDRNPRIFLCVLNFYHTGRIHMMEELCVFSFSQEIEYWGIQELHLSPCCSYWYHERKEYIEDRDWDIRSDDQQQPSLDSSFEELSALDKDLAKFKGAWCAEVRSYVWLRLEDPGHSRASKVIAVASLSLVLTSIVAMCVHSMPEFQRVDDNDKPIEDPVLAILEEICIACFSAEFIIRLIVAPSCRKFLGNPLNIIDVASILPFYATLALETADEEGAEENEDLENMGKVVQVLRLMRVLRILKLARHSIGLRALGATVRHSYHEVGLLLLFLSVGISIFSALIYFAEKEEEDTDLGTIPSGWWWATITMTTVGYGDTCPVTLAGKIVATLCIICGLLVVALPITIIFNKFSKYYQRNKAMEEQCVTKPERQDPELPYYNIRDLFTDSVYPFIGAFAFRNSESSAGDDTDASSLQDIEVYDNDTCENGAAK from the coding sequence ATGGGGTATGGGCAAATCCTCCACCGGCTGGGGAATGAGGAGGACCAGGTCCATCTCAACGTGGGAGGCGTACGACACAAAGTGGACCCGGATACACTGCTTCGGTTCCCTCATACGCGCCTGGCTCGTCTGCTGCGCTGCCGAAGCGAAACGGCAATCCTTGAGCTGTGTGATGACTACAGCCCGGCCGAGAAAGAGTACTACTTCGACAGGAATCCTCGGATTTTCCTCTGCGTGCTCAACTTCTACCACACGGGACGTATCCACATGATGGAGGAGCTCTGTGTCTTCTCCTTCAGCCAGGAGATCGAGTACTGGGGCATCCAGGAGCTGCACCTGAGCCCCTGCTGCAGCTACTGGTACCATGAGAGGAAGGAGTATATCGAGGACAGAGACTGGGACATCAGGAGCGACGACCAGCAGCAGCCAAGTTTGGACTCTTCCTTTGAGGAGCTCTCCGCTCTTGATAAAGACCTGGCGAAGTTCAAAGGTGCCTGGTGTGCAGAAGTGAGGAGCTATGTTTGGCTCAGGCTGGAGGATCCAGGTCATTCAAGAGCTTCAAAGGTCATTGCTGTGGCCTCCCTCAGCTTGGTGTTGACCTCCATCGTTGCTATGTGTGTCCATAGCATGCCTGAGTTCCAGCGTGTGGATGACAATGACAAACCCATCGAGGACCCTGTCCTTGCCATTCTGGAGGAGATCTGCATTGCCTGCTTCTCCGCCGAGTTCATCATCAGGCTCATTGTTGCGCCCTCCTGTAGGAAGTTCCTCGGAAACCCCTTAAACATTATCGATGTCGCCTCCATTTTGCCATTTTACGCCACTTTGGCTCTGGAAACAGCCGACGAGGAGGGCGCAGAGGAGAACGAGGACTTAGAAAATATGGGGAAGGTGGTGCAGGTTCTGCGCCTCATGAGGGTTCTCCGAATCCTCAAACTGGCTCGCCACTCTATTGGGCTACGAGCACTGGGGGCCACCGTCCGCCACAGCTACCACGAGGTGGGTCtgctccttctcttcctctcagtGGGGATCTCCATCTTTTCCGCCCTAATCTACTTTgcagagaaggaagaggaggacacaGATTTGGGGACCATCccttcaggctggtggtgggcCACAATCACCATGACCACAGTTGGTTACGGTGACACCTGCCCGGTGACTCTGGCGGGGAAGATAGTTGCCACCTTGTGTATCATCTGTGGCCTGTTAGTGGTGGCTCTGCCCATCACCATCATCTTCAATAAGTTTTCCAAGTACTATCAAAGAAACAAAGCCATGGAGGAACAGTGTGTCACTAAGCCCGAAAGACAAGACCCAGAACTCCCTTACTATAACATCAGAGACCTGTTCACAGACAGTGTTTATCCATTTATAGGAGCTTTCGCCTTCAGGAACAGTGAGAGCAGCGCAGGGGATGACACCGACGCCTCCAGTCTCCAGGACATAGAGGTGTATGATAATGACACTTGTGAAAATGGGGCAGCAAAATGA